One genomic segment of Fusobacterium mortiferum ATCC 9817 includes these proteins:
- a CDS encoding YifB family Mg chelatase-like AAA ATPase: MNKRVLSSSYIGVESFLVDVEVDISNGLPNFSIIGLGDTAISESKDRIRTALKNSGFKLEPKKIIVNLSPAGIKKEGAHFDLPIAVGIMMAMGFLKDRYSILDNYLFLGELSLTGEIKRVRGALNSVIFAKEKGYKGVVLPLENYQEAILIRGVDIIPVKNLQEVGEFISKNIVKSVQEKIVVSEEKEELDFSDVKGQSMAKRALEIAAAGKHNVIMIGSPGSGKTMLCKRITTILPPLNEKEVIESTKIYSIAGELSENKPIIDTPPFRAPHHTSTPVAIIGGGKKVVPGEVSLASGGVLFLDELAEFPRSVLESLRQPLEDGVVSISRAQYRVEFKTDFIFIGASNPCPCGFLLDDNGKCNCTQTEINKYMKKISGPIMDRIDLHVEMRRLTEEELMTYKSGESSKEIKERVLKARKIQKKRYGEGIYNGTISQKQIQKYCKLSQENREYFKKVIQVMEISARGYDKILKVARTIADLAGSENIEREHLMEAVSFRNK; encoded by the coding sequence ATGAATAAGAGGGTGTTAAGTTCTAGTTATATTGGAGTGGAGTCTTTTTTAGTTGATGTAGAGGTAGATATAAGTAATGGACTTCCTAATTTTTCTATAATAGGGTTGGGGGATACAGCTATTTCAGAGAGCAAGGATAGAATAAGAACTGCTTTAAAAAATAGTGGTTTTAAATTAGAACCTAAAAAGATAATAGTAAATCTATCTCCAGCTGGAATAAAAAAAGAGGGTGCTCATTTTGATTTACCTATTGCTGTGGGAATAATGATGGCTATGGGATTTTTAAAAGATAGATATAGTATTTTAGATAACTATCTATTTTTAGGAGAACTTTCTCTTACAGGAGAGATAAAAAGAGTGAGAGGAGCTCTCAATAGTGTAATATTTGCAAAGGAAAAAGGATATAAAGGAGTAGTTCTTCCATTGGAGAATTATCAAGAGGCAATATTGATAAGAGGAGTAGATATTATACCAGTCAAAAATCTTCAAGAGGTAGGGGAGTTTATTTCTAAAAATATAGTAAAAAGTGTACAGGAAAAAATTGTTGTATCAGAAGAGAAAGAGGAGTTAGATTTTTCTGATGTAAAAGGACAGAGCATGGCAAAAAGAGCCTTGGAAATAGCAGCAGCAGGAAAGCACAATGTAATTATGATAGGAAGTCCCGGTTCAGGAAAAACTATGCTCTGCAAAAGAATTACTACAATTTTACCACCACTCAATGAGAAAGAGGTAATAGAGAGTACTAAAATATATAGTATAGCAGGAGAACTTTCAGAGAATAAGCCTATAATAGATACTCCTCCTTTTAGAGCTCCACATCATACAAGTACACCTGTAGCTATAATAGGTGGAGGGAAAAAGGTAGTTCCAGGAGAGGTAAGTCTTGCTTCAGGAGGAGTACTTTTTTTAGATGAGTTAGCAGAGTTTCCAAGAAGTGTGTTAGAGAGTTTGAGGCAACCATTAGAAGATGGAGTAGTTTCTATTTCTAGAGCTCAATATAGGGTTGAATTTAAAACAGACTTCATTTTTATTGGAGCTAGTAACCCGTGTCCTTGTGGATTTTTATTAGATGACAATGGAAAGTGTAACTGTACTCAAACAGAGATAAATAAATATATGAAGAAAATCTCAGGACCAATTATGGATAGAATAGATTTGCACGTAGAGATGAGAAGACTTACTGAGGAAGAACTTATGACCTATAAGTCTGGAGAAAGCTCAAAAGAAATTAAAGAGAGAGTTTTAAAAGCTAGAAAGATTCAGAAAAAAAGATATGGAGAGGGAATATATAATGGTACTATCTCTCAAAAACAGATTCAAAAATATTGTAAGTTATCACAGGAAAATAGAGAGTACTTTAAAAAAGTAATTCAAGTTATGGAGATTTCAGCTAGAGGTTATGATAAAATTTTAAAAGTAGCTAGGACTATAGCTGATTTAGCAGGAAGTGAAAATATAGAGAGAGAACATCTTATGGAAGCTGTTTCTTTTAGAAATAAATAG
- a CDS encoding LacI family DNA-binding transcriptional regulator: MVRLKDIAEITGFSITTVSRILNNDKTLRTSQNTKNIIKTVAEATGYKTLNEKKKERYKKKNSLSMVVGIIEMSSTNEVIKDPYYIYLKEFLEKVCRKNTIKSLSLTFDLKRQKYVNNDISKLKVNGLIAIGRFSKLEVKAMEKLSKNIVFLDTAYPNGEYSSIAPDLELGVKNGLDYLFEKGHRKIYFIGPTYAPNFFTNLALEVRRESFIKYMKEKKMYLDSLLLECERSSESAEQMLREYLLKGGSLPTAIFTVNESVAIGVVKVLREFGLNIPKDVSILSYNNTIYSSLVSPALSSVDINCDYMAQLAIDLVVKQNQIKNFSPIKILCSSIISEKNSIKALKG, encoded by the coding sequence ATGGTTCGTTTAAAGGATATTGCAGAGATTACTGGTTTTTCAATAACTACAGTTTCAAGAATTTTAAATAATGATAAAACATTAAGAACTAGTCAAAATACTAAAAATATAATAAAAACAGTAGCAGAAGCCACAGGATATAAAACATTAAATGAAAAGAAGAAGGAAAGATATAAGAAAAAGAATTCTTTAAGTATGGTTGTTGGAATAATAGAGATGTCTAGTACAAATGAAGTTATAAAAGACCCATATTATATTTACTTGAAAGAGTTTTTAGAAAAGGTTTGTAGAAAAAATACAATAAAATCTTTGAGTTTAACTTTTGATTTAAAAAGACAAAAATATGTAAATAATGATATTTCTAAATTGAAGGTAAATGGATTAATAGCTATAGGAAGGTTTTCAAAATTAGAAGTAAAAGCTATGGAAAAATTGAGTAAAAATATAGTTTTTTTAGATACTGCTTACCCAAATGGAGAATATTCAAGTATTGCTCCTGATTTAGAATTAGGGGTAAAAAATGGATTGGATTACCTATTTGAAAAAGGACATAGGAAGATATATTTTATTGGACCTACATATGCACCTAATTTTTTCACAAATTTAGCTTTAGAAGTGAGAAGAGAATCTTTTATAAAATATATGAAAGAGAAAAAAATGTATTTGGATTCTCTATTATTAGAGTGTGAAAGATCTTCAGAAAGTGCAGAACAGATGTTGAGAGAATATTTATTGAAAGGCGGTTCCTTGCCAACAGCAATTTTTACGGTAAATGAAAGTGTAGCTATTGGAGTGGTAAAAGTTTTAAGAGAGTTTGGATTAAATATTCCAAAAGATGTAAGTATTTTAAGTTATAACAATACAATTTATTCTTCTTTAGTATCTCCAGCATTATCGAGTGTAGATATAAATTGTGATTATATGGCACAACTAGCTATAGACTTAGTAGTAAAACAAAATCAAATTAAAAATTTTTCTCCAATAAAAATATTATGTAGTTCTATAATAAGTGAAAAAAATAGTATAAAAGCACTAAAAGGTTAA